In Scomber japonicus isolate fScoJap1 chromosome 3, fScoJap1.pri, whole genome shotgun sequence, the genomic window CAAACCTGACGGGCCGGACCTTGAGATGCCCTCTTTAGCCTGTAATGGAGCCTCTGCAGGGACCTTAGGGTCTCCAGAGGGCTCCAAAGCCAAGACGGACCCTGAGAAGAAGTTCACCTGCGGCATCTGCGGTCAGGCCTTCCGCACCAAGTCCTACCTCAACAAGCACCAGCACAGAGTACACAAAGCCCAGAAAGCCCAGGGCGTTTCAGGGTCCGGCTTAAATGAGCTGGCCCCGTCCCTCacctcccctttctctcctcaACAAAACATGTCTCTGCTCGAGTCCTTTGGCTTTCAGATAGTCCAGTCCGCTTTCGCCTCCTCGCTGGTGGATGCCGAGGCTGGTCAAAGCGGGATGGACTTCGGAGGGAAGTGACGTATTTGCTAGAGATTTAGCAAAGCCTCGAATTTTTAGGACAAAGCCGGGTTGCCCACAGAAGACGCTCTTGTATTTGAGAATAACTTTGCCTCAAGACTACTTTTCCGTTCGTTACATTGCTTAATGTGTATCCAATATTTTTGTCACAGACTGCCATATGATTCctactttttctacttttttcagAGTATGAAGAGTGCGTACGCTGTGTTTTCGTTTCTAAAGAAATGACATGAAGGTTGTGTTTCCTTTATCAGATGTGGATGTTGAAGTTGACGTTTGGTAGGCTCtgagtttatttttttgacTCATGTGTCGTTGAGCTTTTCTTAGCTGCACATGTGTTTCTTGACATGAGATGAATTGATTACTATATCCTTAAAAAGAGTAATTGTTGTCTATTTGCCCACTTTAACTGCTCTGATGTTCTCTCTTTAAATCGACCCATTATAACTGTTTTAACGCTTCATTTTCCTCGCTGCCCCAAGGCATCTTTACCTCAGAGCAACAAGAGGGCTgaatttatctatttatgttgTTCTCTCTTCTTTCAAGGAGGATTTAGATTTTCTTAAGAACAGGGATTTAAATTGGCCTCAGTTTTCTTCGCAGATTTTTCTTTGAATCTCTTCATTGCGAGTAAACATTCACCACGTTCATACCAGGCCCACGGCATGTTTCATTACACATTTATTACGAGCAATTTTTTCAAGCCGCTGAGGAGCACTGATGGTTGTCAAGGACCTTTTTAATGAGTTAGTGTTGACAGGGTTGCACTATATTCGACAGTAAAGAAGAACttttctgacctttttaaaacctATGTTGAATTTAAATTCTCACAGCATCCACAGAGCTCATTTGGAACTATAAATGCttgcaaaaatgtaattttagctaaaacaaatcaattaaaggaccagtgtgtacaTTTTGTGGCATCTAACAGAACGGGTGTAGCAGAAATGGaaaattaatattcatatttgttttaattaatgtctaatcccatgaaaataagtttgtttagttgttgttttcattacctttaGAATAAACCTTTTATATGTAGAAAGGGGTCACCTTTGACTGAGGCCACCATGTTGCCCTGccgtgtttctacagtagcccagaacagacaaattaaacactggctctagagagggtcttttggcattttttacAAGTTTCCCGGCCTTGGAGTAGGAGGGGAGAGGggtattcatttggttgcaatcttcaacctcaccactagatgccactaaatcttacacactggtcctttaagctACCTCATAGAAGAAAATAACACCACAGTGCTTTGTTTGTAGTCAAGGTTAATTCTTTTCctatttttattagatttaaagcataaaaaatgaaaaccaaCCAATCTTAttgtcagaaaaaagaaaaactgtattGAAAGTCAGAGTTGTGTCACTGCTAAGATCTTAAAAAATGCTTGATGCCTGTTTTTTCCTAATAATTTGTATAAAGACGTTGATGCCGCTGAGGACCGTTAATGTTCAGCGTTAACCTGAGTGGATGTGACACTGATCAGTGAGCAGAGCTGGTGATAGTTTAAGAGTCGTGCCCTAAATTAAGCAAATCTATCGGCAGCTCATTTGGATGTGAAGATCCCTTTAACACTTTTTGATTAGATGATTTGTAAAATGAGTTATTCATAGAAAATGTgcagaagtgaggagagaaaagcCATGTATTATTGTTATCTATATTGTGTACAGAAATACTTTGAAAAAGGATTTTTCCCAGGAGGTTTTTTTatcatgtaaaatatgtttttgaaaCATGCCTCGAGCCTGTTAAGAATGAGTTTTGTTTCCCCCCATGATGACAATGTTTCCACGCCGTGTGTGTTAACCACATATGTGTTAAACCAGTTGTGTATATGAAACAGGGACCAAGGTCAGGTAAATTTTCAGTATATATTTGAAGAAATGtagattatattttattaacttATTCACGCCCTCAGTTTTGtgtacttccttttttttttttttttttaactgtcaaAAAAATCTTGATTTTTCAGTTTGATAAGTTTCCACTCTCTAAATTATGTTAAAAGGagacgtgtgtgtttgtggagggTGTGTTGTGCAGCAGCTAGAGGGAAGAAGACAGACTCAGGCCCTGAAGCCTCTGGACCGACCAAACataaatttactttttttgtagAGTCGACTTAAATTCTCTGGCTTTTCTTCGTCACCTGCACTTGTTGTAATGCTTGCCCCTCCCCTCCTGTCGTATTAGCCTGAGTagatgtctttgtgtttgcacTAACGGTCGCTCAGTTAAAACACAAGTTATCTCTGTGTCTTACGCGAAAATGTATTTAATCCAAAATGTTGAATCCAAAATTAGGCTTTCCCGCCTTATCAAGACATTCCTGCGACGATCTTAATTGAGACGAacgtttttctttgtttgatcTTCTTCATCCACTGTATTGGAAAAAAAGGTTCCTATGATGATGAATTGTTAAACAACCCGTCAGgatgttattgattattgatgaaaaatacaaacagacCCTATTCACAATCATGATGTACTTCCTCTCGGTCTTGTATATGCAGAATCACAAAACAAGCAACCCCAGCCAAtcaggaaagacagaaaaaaacttgCTGCAAGTTACGAGTTACGAGTTTGCTGCATAAAGCCTCGCACATCTGTTGATTAATATCTTGCTCATGGGTCAGCATTTGTCTCTTTGTGTTGTAAAACATGTCACAATGCAAATTAGACTCAAGGGGGCTTgcgatatgtgtgtgtgtgtgtgtgtgtgtgtgtgtgtgtatatacgtgTGCTGAATAGGccgtctgtgtgtttgtttctgtgttttgatCCGTGTTTCCTGCTTTccgttttattattattattattattgttattattattattattattattattatttgtgagTAAATTCAGTACATTCCTATATTATTTATGGTAATATTGTGATTGTAACACGTGTATATACCATTCATATACACagtctataaatatatatatgaatatatgaaccaACCAATATGATCAATGTTTGTCAATGGTGGTCCTGTacatacagatttttttctttcttgaatATTATGTAGAGGGATATTAAGTTATGGCCATTTTTTTGATTGAAAGTGCTGAAACTGCATGTCTGCATTGAATGTCGATCACTGGTTGGTGGCAGTAGCATCACTGCTTTACCGTACTGTCACTCTGCTCTGGTCGCGCTCACGCCTCCAGCTGCACGACTCGTTTTTGACCAAgtttttaatttcctttatTTGATCCACTCTGCACTAGTATTTACTCCTGAGAGGTAATAAGGGTTgtattgttataattatttgAAGACAACTGAAAGATGCTGTATGGAAATAATGTAccttctttttgtttcaatGTTTCTCTTCACTGGTATGTGTAATTTGTTTCATGCACATTGGTACTCAAatgttagaaaaagaaaaaaaggaaaaaaaaaaagtttctgtcATGGATTATTTAGGCCTAAATGTTTTGCTTTCTGCTTTTTGGTCTGTTGCAAAGTGCCTTCCAAATACTGATTGTGCACAGcagtggattaaaaaaaaggtcctCTTTTCTAAAGGTTGAGAATTGTACAGAGTGACTTGCATTGACACTtttgtataaaaacacacacagaaaatgtacaatatgttaACTTGGTATTTTATCATCGTACTCAAAAAGATTGCTCTTAAAAACATGTGAGCTACATGTTTTGTTATAACGTCTTTGGACATATTTCAATATAAGCATACTTTTCTAtagatatttgtttttgtactcTGTTGATGAGTCTCATCTCTCTTGTTGGTACAGAGATGAGGGTCAAATAAATTGCGATGAAAAAGCTCCTAACTTCTGTTTTGTAATTTATCAACAATAATGCTCCAAATATTTGTCAGAGTATTATATGTTTGTGGTTTTGATTATCTAAAATGATACGCTGCTCAAACTGTGTTATTTACTGAAGCAAGCACCTATTTCACATGATAGCACTTGCCTGTCGGAGAGAACAGATAAAAGCAAATAAGTAGGACACAGAGGTGATTAAAATCTCAATGTATATTCTTTAATTTGCCACATTTTAGTTAAATAACCACAAAACCAGAGACAGGTCAGATGCattgttttttgtcatgttaATATATTTACAGACTCCATGTTCTTTCTTGTCAGCACTTAACTTACATTATGTGATTTCAAATTCCATTGCAATCTATTAGatgctaaaaaatatatacatttgtgtgtgtagaaagaCACAATTAATTACATAGTTATTCCTTTAAATACAGTTTCAGGTAGTTTAATTAGTGTTTATTTGAGGAATTCATCCTcccattaattaaaacatatttatactcCATTTCTGTCAAGTCCgctctgctagatgccactaagtTATTCACACTGCACCTGTTAAGATCTATGCAGATACTTGCAGAAGTGataaataaacaatgtaaagaacaacaataataataataataataattaaagtttAGTTGCAAGAGTAATATCAGTCTTTTCAATGTCTGCTGCCCTATTCTTGTAATTCAGTTTGTTGAAGTCCTCCATAATCTCCATCATTGTCTTTCCTTTGGTCTCCGGtacaaaataaatcataaatgcTGCACTGAAAATGGAATAAACCACGAAAATCAGGAAGCAGAACTGCCCGAGTCCATCCTGTGTGggcacacataaaaacagattGTGTTGAATTAGCAGTACAAGACCtaaatatatgcatataaaGATGAAGATATAATGTATGTAGATTATTTGAGGTAACAATATATGCACAGTCTTACCACTATGTAGCTGAAGAACATCCCCACACAGAACATGCCGAGCCAGTTGACAGTCCCACTGATAACATACGCAGAAGGACGCCATGCTTGTAGGAAGAGGTCAGCAGGAAGAGACATAGACACTCCAGCTGAAAGGATattaaaacaattcaaatgAAGTACAGAAAGCAATCtataaataacaaatatgagtgatttttgtgttttgaggTGGAAAAGTAGCAGAAAACTCACAAGGTCCAAGTCCATAAATACAGATGACACAAAAAATCAGGCCGATGTTCACGTATGGGATCGATGGATTCAGATCCTGTGTGAAAATAGAAGATCTTATTAAATGATTCTCTACAAGGCAGAAGACAGGAAGGTGCAGTGATGAAGTGAATGTAAATACCTTGATGGAGAGCGTGACGGTGAGCACAGACATGGTGACACCCATCAGGAGATAGCCATAGCCCATCAGCCTCTTCCTGCCGGCACGGTCGATCAGAAAAgactgaaacacaaaacataaaaaacttgATGAGCTCCTAATCACAACACGACACATACATTCAATAAACGATGCGCAACAGTACATATAGCTatagaaataaatgtagtggagtattaatataaatatgcataaaatgtgtgtgagtgtgtgtggggggggttgCACAGGTTTTGAGGCTCGGCTCCCAAATAGAAACTGAGAGCAGCTGGGTGCTTTCCCCTCTTGGCTGATCAAGATTTGACGACACCCTTTCTCTGGGGCttgagagagaggtggggaaCTACACACCCATGTCATTCAGATCCTTCTTCCACTTACTGTGAACATCGATTTAGCAGATGTTGGCAGTCAGAGAGtctgatttttctttctgaTTGAAGATTATTTTGAGCATACAGGAGCCTAACTTGAGTAAATATACGGGCAGACCATTGTGCTATCCATACATGAGTTTTTGCTTTCCTAACAATCGTCAAACACCTGCAGACATTACATTACACCACTACTATCCTCATTATTATCATAGTATTGGCTATTATTTTCCATATAAGATGACGTAGTTGAATGATGAACAGTAAAGGAATGTGCATCCACACTCAAAACCCAAATTTCCAAACAATGCTCTTCAGTCTTCAGCTCCAAGTGTCCTTTAGGTATCATTGCAACTTCATGAGTCATATTCGTGCTCCTTTGAAGAGATACTTACACACAGGGATATGGTGATGAGCTCTGTTGCTCCCAGACCAATGGCCAAGTAATGCATCTGGCTCTCTGGCACACCTGACTCTTTGAAGATGTCAAAAGCGTAGAAATACAGCTGCATGACAGGATGAGAGATGAGGAGCCATTAAGCTTGATGAATGGTAGACAGAACAAGCCTCAGTTcatgataattacattttttttgtgtgtgttatgaagAGCAAAGCTGACTCACAGCATTGATGCCACAGAACTGCACACCCGCACAGGGGATGGCCAGAGTCAGCAGCTGCCATCTCACACAACGAGAGGTGAGTACATCCTTCACAGTCTTGGCCTTCTCTCCCTGtgcattctctctttctttctgcatgTCTTCCAGCTCCAGCTTTAAGTCATCCTCCTGCCATAGCCACTGCAAAGCTTTaattcataacacacacacacacacacacacacacaaatgttaaaGACAGGCACAAGATGAATCTGGTGTTCATCTGTTTTACACATTCACTTTTCACTACATGACACACAACTGATCTGAGCTGACTCTGACTAATGGATGAAAGTTTAACTTCTGACTaacaaattacaacaaattGTAGTTAAGCTATGTAGTTCAACTACATGTAGTTGAAGTCTCCCCAACACTGGTGTTCACTCACCTTTTTTGCTGCCTTCAATGTCTCCTTTGTCAATGTAAAGGTACCGAGGGGCCTCAGGAAAGAAAAGCAATGTCACAAACTGCAGGATGGCAGGGATGCCACTAACAGCCAAGAGATATGGCCACATTTCATCCGTGCCCATCATCTCTCTAAacagaacataaaaaacagactGTCAGAAGAGTAGCaggagagataaaaaaaaatctatgaaaCACAGTCCAGGAAAATCACGTTGTGCTGTTATAATTGTGGCTAATTAGTAAGAAAAGGTCTGCAAGGTCTTTGTCTGTAACAACAAAAAGTCTTTGATCATGTCAGGAAACAACTAAATGGATGCTAGATAAACTGAATGTAACTTGTAACTTCTTTAATAAGTAACTAAGTTGTCATGTTCTTGCTTGTTATTCTTGActagtgtttctttttttattatatataagtGAGTTTTTAAGTGCCAGCAGCCACTTCTTACTTGATGCCAATTATTTGTCCCATAATTTTCCCGAAACCGATGAAGATTGAACCGGTGAGGGTCATGAAACCCCTGAGCTTCTTTGGAGAACTCTCCCCGAGGTACATGAGGTGAACACTCAGGCCGAGACCTGTGGAGGAGGGCAAGGTGAAACATTAGAATGTGACAAAAACTAAAGGAAAGTAAGagatataataaacacacacactacacatcaTCAGAACATACCAATATTATATCCATAGAGAAACCTCCCCAGTAAAATCATCTCAAAAGACTTGGCCATGCGACTGAAGAGCATGAGCACAGCAGCCACCATTGCCACAACATTGTTGATCAAGAGAGCTTTTTTCCTGcaaaaccaaaagaaacacCAAAAACATTCATCATATCATTTTCATATGATCATTCATATGATCACTTTCCTTTACATTTGCTCACTTTCTTGTACAttgtttttggggggttttcaaCCTTTTCTAGCCTAAAAAAGATATCAGCAAATGAAGAATCATCATGGTGAACATTAATGTCatcctttttgttttacatcCAAAACAGtcatggtttgttttttaaaagtttttttttatagtgtttcatttaattaacaaccttgtgtgtatatgcaggtgtgtgtgtgtgagtgtgtttgtctcaCCGGCCATGTTTGACAGGAAGGCTCCCGCTGTGAATAGCTCCTATCCAGGCTCCAAGACTCAACACAGCCACAATGAAGGACCAGATGAGCTGATTGGTGGACTCCTGCACTGGAGCTCCATACCTCAATATCCATGTGTAGTTCACAAAACTTTGAACGTGCTGCACAAAGGTCAGAAGGGTCAAAGGACATGTTAAAGTGGTTGGGTAGATTGACTGTGAAGCCCCTGAAAATCAAAATCCAAAAATTATCAGACTCTGAAATCTGAGATTTGTGAAGCTGTTGCACTTGACATTATCCTGTTACTGTCACTTGAGCCCTTAATGGCTGTTGCTCAGGAAAAGTCtaattcaataaaatataagcAAATTAGGCCCAGAATTCAGTCATATCCAGTCacactaatgataataatacattaataatgataattacaattattgttgttataataatgataataagaataatactAATTCATCAACATGTCTTTTATATGCAGGAAGAAACATATATCCAGTCATAATTTACGTTAGTTAGAGGAATAGATATAAATATGATTTCTTCTAACACTAACTGTGTGTAGATTGTGTAAAGTGAGAGGGCAACACTCCAGTTCGCGTCACATTTCTGTTTAATAAGTTGAATGCATGATAAGATACAAATCTTACCACTGCTGGAGAAGCGATGGCAGAAACTTGAATCCCATATTGAAATGATCCACCGATTCCCAGCACCATCGACAACAGATAAAGCCTCCAGTACTGCAGCTAATATGAGAGGGGGGAATCATGTATTAGTCTTTCAACCCAACAGTAATTGTTTATAAGACCTAATTAGACATTGTAGGAGAGGGCACATGGTATATACTTGCTTATCTAACAGTTCACTGACCTAGGCCCCAAACATGTGTTTAATGATTATGAATGAACTACTTAACAGTCACATATATTAACCCTGATGATGTTCAGTACAACGTCATACTGTACACTCGACTGCTCGTCCTGGTTCTGCTCTGTTACAACCAAAACACTGCCTTTTTGTTTTAAGTACTCACATAAATACAACTggtcatacattttaaaaatatatactgttTAATTGTAATAGTTTTTCGCAATATTTGAGactttgaatttgtttttttaaagattttttttgtaagtTTGAAAGCATTTTTCTTAATCTTATAAGAAACTATATCTGTGCTTCTCTGTACATGGTATTGGTTTCTGTATTGAGTTTACTTCTTACTTCAGATGTCATATATAAATGCTGTAACTATGCTGATATGTAAATATTGAGTTTTGCTTTTATGTGTCTGCTGCTACCCCAAAAGTGTGGAGATAAGTGAATTTCAATTCTTGATGCTcagaacataaaacatacatttgaaaaacCTCAACCAAGTTActctggataatccacagactTCACTGCTGACAGTGAACATTGATGaatattttcatctttaaagTCTCCTTCTGAACCCGTAATAGATGCAGGTTTACAAATCTGAATTTTTCCACTacaatgtattaaaaaatattatgcATCACAAGTAAAGAGATTGCTTTTCTCCTGCAAAAACTGCGAGCCCACAAACAGTATATCCAGTATTCACTTACCTTCTTTGGTGCACCTTCCATCTTTCACGTTGGCTGTCTGGATGCTGGCTGCAGAAGGAGCAGCTGACCAGCATATATGGAGGATGTCAAATGAAGTTAATCATCAATAGACTCTCGTTGTCCATTCATGTTGTTACAGTAAGATTGGTGTGTTCTGACGTAAATGATGACCAAATGCAGCACTAGTTTCAACCTGGTCTGTCTGGCTGATTCCTGTGGTTGTTACAACCATAGCATTTCCTGCCAGTATATTCTTTCTACTGgtttaaacatttaatctgggagggatttgatttgaaaaaaacaaagaacacacatgcacacacacgagGAGGATTGTTGATTGTTCTGCAGTTttcaattgttttgtttttttgtgatatattttttaatgagatttaaGCATAATTAAATAGGACTGGAGTTAAAAGCTTGATAGATCACAGATAAATTAatacataaattaaacaaaattagattgacaaacagacaaaattcACTTGGGGGTCCGACAATATGCTTTAGAGCAGGTGTGTTAAACATAAAGCCTGCGGGCCAGAGCGAGCCTACCGTGGGGTACAATCTGgtccactggataactttgcaaagtatgaaaataggAGAAAAGTCATTCTATTTCTCTGCTTGGTTCAGAGGTTTTTCCACCCTGACCAGAATACAGTtatctgaaaaaacaatgaatacatattgtgatcatatttaaaccattcaaatattgaacattgtgcaaaatgttgtcagTAAGCAGCTTATGTGATAAATAACATTGTTAAAATTGCACTCATTTTTCTTAAGACATCTCAGCTTAtttatctgttttgtaaatagatggtttattatagtaagggtttattatagtaagggtaatatatatacatatgtattatatataatttgtagGTTAATAtgcaatgtttttattgttccggcccacttgagatcaaattgggttgtatgtggcctttgaactaaaatgagtttgacacccctgcttgaGAATATATGCTCTTCCAAAAACTGCAACCCCTGAGCACTCCCACAATGCATGAAAAAATATTTCCAATGCTTTTTGAGTGCATAAGGTGTAGTTTTGTGATGGTGTAGCTCTCATTATATGCAGTGTGCAGCAGAACGAAACATGTTCtatgtatgaaatgaaaaatgattaaCTTGATGGTTGGGATTCCCAAAGACTGGTGCATGCTCTGCCAGGCGAGTTTCTAGTTTGCATTTAATTGAGGAGATGTCCGCCTTCAACAGCCTGTCAGCAGGTAGGGGCTTACAGGAGGTCTTTAGCAAGATAGAGTATGCTATGGAGACTGGTCTGTTGGGGTTGGTCAGGGTTGTAGGAATGGATGTCTGGAGAGAGG contains:
- the LOC128355277 gene encoding solute carrier family 2, facilitated glucose transporter member 11-like — translated: MEGAPKKLQYWRLYLLSMVLGIGGSFQYGIQVSAIASPAVHVQSFVNYTWILRYGAPVQESTNQLIWSFIVAVLSLGAWIGAIHSGSLPVKHGRKKALLINNVVAMVAAVLMLFSRMAKSFEMILLGRFLYGYNIGLGLSVHLMYLGESSPKKLRGFMTLTGSIFIGFGKIMGQIIGIKEMMGTDEMWPYLLAVSGIPAILQFVTLLFFPEAPRYLYIDKGDIEGSKKALQWLWQEDDLKLELEDMQKERENAQGEKAKTVKDVLTSRCVRWQLLTLAIPCAGVQFCGINALYFYAFDIFKESGVPESQMHYLAIGLGATELITISLCSFLIDRAGRKRLMGYGYLLMGVTMSVLTVTLSIKDLNPSIPYVNIGLIFCVICIYGLGPSGVSMSLPADLFLQAWRPSAYVISGTVNWLGMFCVGMFFSYIVDGLGQFCFLIFVVYSIFSAAFMIYFVPETKGKTMMEIMEDFNKLNYKNRAADIEKTDITLATKL